A genomic segment from Microbulbifer elongatus encodes:
- a CDS encoding sugar ABC transporter permease has translation MTAAHKPLPVGERGWQRARRGAGRIARDLLSWRFALLVVASLIVIYPLLWVFSLAFSGQQSLTLVRLAEDAGAGEQLLALIPLPEQWTLDNFRAVLTEQPFLQWLGNSLVVAIATTVVGLTLSCSAAYAFSRFRFAGRQRGMMLFLVSQMFPAVLMLIPLYVIVVQWLGLGNSWLGLILVYSITALPFCVWMLKGYFDTLPYEIEESALLDGASHWTIFTRIILPLARPAIAVTGLFAFMTAWNEFILASIFMDDESRYTVPVGLRFFVSDYASEWGYFAAGSILVSLPVMLLFLSLQRFLVAGLSAGAVKG, from the coding sequence ATGACGGCAGCGCACAAACCTCTGCCTGTGGGGGAGCGGGGCTGGCAGCGGGCCCGGCGCGGGGCGGGGAGAATCGCCCGGGACCTACTCAGCTGGCGCTTCGCCCTGCTGGTGGTCGCCTCGCTGATTGTGATTTACCCGCTGCTGTGGGTGTTCAGCCTGGCTTTCTCGGGCCAGCAGTCCCTGACGCTGGTACGGCTGGCGGAAGATGCCGGAGCCGGCGAGCAGTTGCTGGCACTGATCCCGCTGCCGGAGCAATGGACCCTGGACAACTTCCGCGCGGTGCTGACCGAGCAGCCGTTTCTGCAGTGGCTCGGCAACAGCCTGGTGGTAGCCATCGCCACGACCGTGGTGGGTCTCACACTGAGCTGCAGTGCCGCCTACGCCTTCTCCCGTTTCCGCTTTGCCGGGCGCCAGCGGGGCATGATGCTGTTTCTGGTCTCGCAGATGTTCCCGGCGGTGCTGATGCTGATTCCACTGTATGTCATCGTGGTGCAATGGCTGGGGCTGGGGAACTCCTGGCTGGGGCTGATTCTGGTGTACTCGATCACCGCGTTGCCCTTCTGTGTGTGGATGCTGAAGGGCTATTTCGACACCCTGCCCTATGAGATTGAGGAGTCGGCGCTGCTCGACGGCGCCAGCCACTGGACCATCTTTACCCGCATCATTCTGCCGCTGGCGCGACCGGCGATCGCGGTAACCGGGCTGTTCGCCTTTATGACCGCCTGGAACGAGTTTATCCTCGCGTCGATTTTTATGGACGACGAATCCCGCTACACGGTGCCCGTGGGGCTGCGCTTCTTTGTGAGCGACTATGCCTCCGAGTGGGGGTATTTTGCCGCGGGTTCCATTCTGGTCTCCCTGCCGGTCATGTTGCTGTTCCTGTCGCTGCAGCGCTTTCTGGTGGCGGGGCTCTCCGCCGGCGCGGTCAAGGGCTGA
- a CDS encoding TonB-dependent receptor, producing the protein MNKMTGFKKNSIAVAIATLAGVSGGALAQTEAESALEEVVVLGIRGSLEKSMDVKRDAKGIVDAISAEDIGKFPDTNLAESMQRISGVSIDRVNGEGSKVTVRGLGPDFNLVTLNGRQVARTTGGRSFDFQNIASDMVTGVEVSKTSDATLPSGGMGATINLRTARPFDTPERTIRFGVKGVLDESSDDASMTPEYSGFYSDTFADGKLGVAISGSVQERESGSQQALVPGGWISVEGQMDNNWDGVNDAWGAVPLENQVNRPGEGDIYSVAQNAAFKFEEQQRKRTNGQLVLQWAPTDDVTATLDYNYYQNKIAKQFNDISVYHAWQGDQRGVWSDGPISTPIIYSEYYGAPSDVAMGGGSTAEVHEGDMLGINLEWQVSDKLNLFFDGQHSEAERTPDSPWGTSNVLTVAAMVRDASSVDFTGEIPAIYVDSANGLNASDIIVTGSVFTNSKDFSEVDQFRFGGNYEINASSDIDFGIARQEVSNRSQSVFVQRNNWGGAGPASDLPDELFTAKSISDQFDESWGDFSEVGGLEPLDIYYDWDFDAVRAIAEDLYANNATDAGTANRVGDCGTAFCASTDYASDTDRATTETSTSAYAQYNFASEMRGMPYEINTGLRYEQTDVDSVSVVPEYDRAEWNSNNEVAIIGTGEQVYLSEEGSYDYWLPSIAFRLDVTDDLVTRAAVSKAITRPDYNSIKGGTTIGTIANGGIGGGSTGNPGLLPYESINYDLSVEWYYGETSYASIGLFRKDVSNFISNAKTEKSLFNIANPADGALVDEARANGANDAESIRQYIAANYADSDFVNVTYLEDGVTVDKIFITGNPATDNDMVFLVDTPVNSDVDNTIDGVELAVQHMFGETGFGLQANYTIVDSELGYDPFILVDQEAMVGLSDSANLVGFYDKNGFQARIAYNWRDEFLSSRGQNTGANPQYVEAYSQIDLNVSYEIPQLEGMQVFVEGINVTDEYQRVHGRDARQLMGYYQGGARWQLGARYAF; encoded by the coding sequence ATGAACAAAATGACCGGATTCAAGAAGAATTCCATTGCGGTAGCCATCGCTACCCTTGCGGGCGTAAGCGGTGGCGCCCTGGCTCAGACGGAAGCAGAGTCCGCCCTGGAAGAAGTGGTGGTACTGGGCATTCGCGGCAGTCTCGAAAAATCCATGGATGTGAAGCGCGATGCCAAAGGCATTGTCGATGCCATTTCCGCGGAGGATATCGGCAAATTTCCCGACACCAATCTGGCGGAATCCATGCAGCGGATCTCCGGGGTGTCGATCGACCGTGTCAACGGTGAAGGCAGCAAGGTCACCGTGCGCGGTCTGGGCCCGGATTTCAACCTGGTAACCCTGAATGGTCGTCAGGTGGCGCGCACTACCGGTGGCCGCTCCTTTGATTTCCAGAACATCGCCTCCGATATGGTGACCGGTGTCGAGGTCTCCAAGACCAGTGACGCCACCCTTCCTTCTGGGGGCATGGGTGCCACCATCAACCTGCGTACCGCGCGTCCATTCGATACCCCGGAGCGCACCATCCGCTTCGGTGTCAAAGGCGTGCTGGACGAGTCCTCCGATGATGCCAGCATGACCCCGGAATACAGTGGTTTCTATTCCGATACCTTTGCCGATGGCAAATTGGGGGTGGCCATTTCCGGTTCGGTGCAGGAGCGCGAAAGCGGCAGCCAGCAGGCCCTGGTGCCCGGTGGTTGGATCAGTGTCGAAGGTCAGATGGACAACAACTGGGACGGCGTGAACGACGCCTGGGGTGCGGTACCGCTGGAGAACCAGGTGAACCGCCCGGGGGAGGGTGACATCTACTCCGTAGCCCAGAACGCAGCCTTCAAGTTTGAAGAGCAGCAGCGCAAGCGCACCAATGGCCAGCTGGTACTGCAGTGGGCGCCCACTGACGATGTGACCGCAACTCTGGATTACAACTACTACCAGAACAAGATCGCCAAGCAGTTCAATGATATTTCCGTTTATCATGCGTGGCAGGGTGACCAGCGCGGTGTCTGGAGCGACGGCCCCATCTCCACGCCGATTATCTACTCCGAATACTACGGCGCACCCAGCGACGTGGCCATGGGTGGCGGCAGCACGGCCGAAGTCCACGAAGGCGACATGCTGGGGATCAACCTGGAATGGCAGGTCAGCGATAAGCTGAATCTGTTCTTCGACGGTCAGCACTCGGAAGCCGAGCGCACCCCGGACAGCCCCTGGGGTACCAGCAATGTACTGACCGTCGCCGCGATGGTGCGCGACGCCAGCAGCGTGGACTTTACCGGCGAGATCCCCGCGATCTATGTGGACTCGGCCAATGGCCTGAATGCCTCGGATATCATTGTTACTGGCTCTGTGTTCACCAACTCCAAAGATTTCTCGGAAGTGGATCAGTTCCGCTTTGGTGGTAATTACGAGATCAACGCGTCCAGCGATATCGATTTCGGCATCGCCCGCCAGGAAGTGAGCAACCGCTCCCAGTCTGTTTTCGTGCAGCGCAATAACTGGGGGGGAGCCGGCCCCGCATCGGATCTGCCCGACGAATTGTTCACCGCGAAAAGTATTTCCGATCAGTTCGACGAATCCTGGGGGGACTTCTCCGAGGTCGGTGGACTGGAGCCGCTGGATATCTACTACGACTGGGATTTTGATGCGGTCCGTGCCATTGCCGAAGATCTCTACGCAAACAATGCGACCGATGCTGGCACCGCCAACCGGGTAGGGGACTGCGGTACCGCCTTCTGCGCATCGACCGACTATGCGTCGGATACCGACCGCGCCACCACAGAGACCTCTACCTCGGCGTATGCGCAGTACAACTTCGCCTCCGAAATGCGCGGAATGCCCTACGAGATCAACACGGGTCTGCGTTACGAGCAGACCGATGTGGATTCGGTATCCGTGGTGCCGGAATACGATCGCGCAGAGTGGAACTCCAACAACGAAGTGGCGATTATCGGCACCGGTGAGCAGGTCTATCTGAGCGAGGAGGGGAGCTACGATTACTGGTTGCCCAGCATCGCCTTCAGACTGGACGTGACGGACGACCTGGTAACCCGCGCGGCGGTCAGCAAGGCGATCACCCGCCCGGATTACAACTCCATCAAGGGGGGCACCACCATCGGCACCATCGCCAACGGTGGAATCGGTGGTGGTTCTACCGGTAATCCGGGTCTGCTGCCCTACGAGTCCATCAACTACGACTTGTCTGTGGAGTGGTACTACGGCGAGACCAGCTATGCCTCCATCGGCCTGTTCCGTAAGGACGTGTCCAACTTTATCAGCAACGCCAAAACCGAGAAGTCGCTGTTCAATATTGCCAACCCGGCAGACGGTGCTCTGGTGGATGAGGCGCGTGCCAACGGTGCCAATGATGCGGAATCCATCCGCCAGTATATTGCCGCCAATTACGCCGACAGTGATTTCGTCAACGTGACCTACCTCGAAGACGGCGTGACTGTGGATAAGATATTTATTACCGGTAACCCGGCCACCGACAACGATATGGTCTTCCTGGTGGATACGCCGGTCAACAGCGATGTGGACAACACCATCGACGGTGTCGAACTGGCGGTGCAGCACATGTTCGGTGAAACCGGGTTTGGTCTGCAGGCGAACTACACCATCGTGGATTCCGAGCTCGGTTACGATCCGTTTATCCTGGTGGACCAGGAAGCCATGGTTGGCCTGAGTGACTCCGCGAACCTGGTAGGCTTCTACGATAAGAACGGCTTCCAGGCGCGGATCGCTTACAACTGGCGTGATGAGTTTCTCAGCTCTCGCGGTCAGAATACTGGTGCCAATCCCCAGTATGTGGAGGCATACAGTCAGATCGACCTGAATGTGAGCTATGAGATACCGCAGCTGGAGGGGATGCAGGTGTTTGTCGAGGGCATCAATGTCACCGACGAGTATCAGCGTGTGCACGGCCGTGACGCTCGCCAGCTGATGGGCTACTACCAGGGTGGCGCGCGCTGGCAGCTGGGTGCGCGTTACGCCTTTTAA
- a CDS encoding SapC family protein, whose product MTNAVLLNNVEHRDLRVQTERSAELGDDVWYALTFPLEFRALQGQYPIFFQRDASTGSFFPLVLLGFEPGENLYLRDGHWAAAYLPLTIRREPFLIGRQHFVEDGIQKTRRVIHIDLDNPRVNRKRGEPLFLEYGGSSPFLDGVSEMLEAIHQGVEQSEKFIRQLQIHGLLEPCTMDITLNNGETNQLKGFYTIDEPRLRALNAEDLSELHQAGFLEAIYMVLASQSQMRQLIDEKNRRCCGG is encoded by the coding sequence ATGACAAACGCGGTATTGCTGAATAACGTGGAGCACCGTGATCTCCGGGTACAAACCGAACGCTCTGCAGAACTGGGTGATGATGTCTGGTATGCACTCACATTTCCTCTGGAGTTTCGCGCCCTACAGGGGCAGTACCCAATATTTTTTCAGCGGGATGCCAGCACCGGTAGCTTTTTTCCACTGGTGTTGCTTGGTTTCGAGCCCGGTGAAAACCTCTACCTTCGCGATGGCCACTGGGCCGCGGCCTATCTTCCCCTGACCATTCGTCGCGAACCATTCCTGATTGGCCGCCAGCACTTTGTGGAAGACGGCATACAGAAAACACGGCGTGTCATTCACATCGACCTGGATAATCCCCGGGTCAACCGTAAGCGTGGGGAGCCTTTGTTTCTGGAATACGGAGGGAGTTCTCCGTTTCTCGATGGCGTGTCGGAGATGCTGGAAGCGATCCACCAGGGAGTCGAACAGAGCGAAAAGTTTATCCGCCAGCTGCAGATTCACGGATTGCTAGAACCCTGCACCATGGACATCACCCTGAACAACGGCGAAACCAATCAGTTGAAGGGTTTCTACACCATTGATGAGCCGCGTCTGCGCGCACTGAATGCGGAAGACCTCAGTGAGCTCCATCAGGCAGGGTTCCTGGAGGCCATCTATATGGTGCTGGCGTCCCAGTCGCAGATGCGGCAACTGATCGATGAGAAGAATCGCCGCTGCTGTGGGGGATAA
- a CDS encoding cupin-like domain-containing protein: protein MNACVQPFIETADLAVADETHEITPDNVLESLSGVTRPRILRNYCAHFPAVRAGTQSAEKMVEYLLNHYSGQPVNGCYGAPETEGRVFYNEDLTGFNFESRRVPLDALLDDILSTAQSAQKPMRYMPSSEVSYWFPTFAGENNAGVAGVSPIGSLWLGNRVRIAAHYDFPNNLACNIAGRRRFTLLPPEQIANLYPGPLEFAPGGQEISLVDFYQPDFTRFPRFRKALDSAYLAELNPGDALYIPGMWWHHVESLDTLNVLYTHWWRDSAAYLGRPTNALMHAVLGLRDLPAHQRAAWRALFDYYVFDAEPERAEHIEPAARGVLAQPLSLEMAMQLRARLQNDLKR from the coding sequence ATGAATGCGTGCGTACAGCCATTTATTGAGACCGCAGATCTGGCGGTCGCCGATGAAACCCATGAGATTACGCCGGACAATGTGCTCGAGTCTCTGAGCGGCGTCACCCGCCCTCGCATTCTGCGCAATTACTGCGCCCATTTTCCCGCGGTGCGCGCCGGTACGCAGTCCGCGGAGAAAATGGTGGAATACCTTCTGAACCACTACAGTGGGCAACCGGTGAATGGGTGCTATGGCGCCCCGGAAACGGAAGGACGGGTGTTTTACAACGAGGATCTCACTGGCTTCAATTTTGAATCCCGCAGAGTGCCTCTGGACGCGTTACTGGATGATATCCTGTCCACTGCGCAGAGTGCGCAGAAACCTATGCGCTATATGCCGTCCAGCGAGGTTTCCTACTGGTTTCCAACGTTTGCCGGAGAAAATAATGCCGGTGTCGCCGGTGTTTCTCCCATCGGGTCTCTGTGGCTCGGGAACCGCGTTCGCATCGCCGCCCATTACGACTTCCCCAATAATCTGGCCTGCAATATTGCCGGGCGACGACGCTTCACTCTGCTGCCTCCGGAGCAGATTGCCAATCTGTACCCGGGACCCCTGGAGTTTGCCCCGGGTGGACAGGAAATCAGCCTGGTGGATTTTTACCAGCCGGACTTCACGCGCTTCCCCCGTTTCCGCAAGGCGCTCGACAGCGCATACCTCGCCGAGCTGAACCCGGGGGATGCCCTGTATATCCCGGGAATGTGGTGGCATCACGTGGAAAGTCTGGATACGCTGAATGTGCTCTATACCCACTGGTGGCGCGACTCCGCCGCCTACCTGGGCCGCCCAACCAACGCGTTGATGCACGCAGTGCTGGGGCTGCGTGACCTGCCAGCCCACCAGCGGGCGGCGTGGCGGGCACTGTTTGATTATTACGTATTCGACGCCGAGCCCGAGCGAGCAGAACATATCGAGCCTGCCGCGCGGGGAGTGCTCGCACAGCCCCTGTCACTGGAAATGGCGATGCAGCTGCGGGCCAGGCTACAGAATGATCTGAAACGTTAA
- a CDS encoding tryptophan halogenase family protein, with the protein MNTTRKIRKVVIAGGGTAGWMAAAALAKLLGKNLDIRLVESETIGTVGVGEATIPTLHLFHQLLGIDEREMMAATNATFKLGIAFENWKETGQDYIHSFGAAGKDCWACNFSHFWVRGRELGIAHDIGDYTREHLAARMGRYAVSPRSERTHAYHFDASLYAKYLRTLAEKYGVVRIEGKIDQVQLDHHSGYIQSLRLENGETLEGDLFIDCTGFRGLLIDQALHTGFDDWGHWLPCDRAVAVQTGKSENPVPYTRSIARESGWQWRIPLQSRTGNGLVYCSHYMDEEQATKLLLKNVEGEPLNAPRVIPFRTGTRRLHWNKNCIAIGLSSGFIEPLESTSIHLIQRSIVRLLTLFPSDGIVQTDVDEYNQLIREETENVRDFVILHYKLTDRIDSEFWRHCRGMAIPESLTRRMEVFAQSGRVYQNGTELFGESSWLQVMLGQGLMPKRYHPIVDMMSEHELTNFLAGIRRQVRDTVESWPNHMEFIEHYCRSKTALV; encoded by the coding sequence GTGAACACAACGAGAAAAATCCGCAAGGTGGTGATTGCTGGCGGTGGAACCGCGGGCTGGATGGCCGCCGCTGCGCTGGCGAAGTTGCTGGGAAAAAACCTGGATATCCGCCTGGTCGAATCCGAGACCATCGGTACCGTGGGAGTGGGCGAGGCAACCATCCCCACTCTGCACCTTTTCCATCAGCTTCTCGGAATCGACGAGCGGGAAATGATGGCGGCGACCAATGCCACCTTCAAACTGGGGATCGCCTTCGAAAACTGGAAGGAAACCGGTCAGGACTACATCCACTCCTTTGGTGCCGCCGGTAAGGATTGCTGGGCGTGCAATTTCAGCCACTTCTGGGTCCGAGGTCGGGAATTGGGTATCGCACACGACATTGGCGATTACACCAGGGAACATCTCGCGGCACGAATGGGGCGCTACGCCGTGTCGCCGCGCAGTGAGCGCACCCATGCCTATCACTTTGATGCGAGCCTGTACGCAAAGTATCTACGCACGCTGGCAGAAAAATACGGCGTAGTGCGCATTGAAGGAAAGATCGATCAGGTGCAGTTGGATCATCACAGCGGATATATCCAGTCCCTGCGGCTGGAGAACGGTGAAACCCTGGAAGGTGACCTGTTTATTGACTGCACGGGTTTTCGTGGATTGTTGATCGATCAGGCATTACATACCGGATTTGACGACTGGGGGCACTGGTTGCCGTGCGATCGCGCGGTCGCTGTGCAGACCGGGAAGTCTGAAAACCCGGTGCCCTATACCCGATCCATCGCAAGGGAGTCCGGATGGCAGTGGCGCATTCCGTTGCAGTCCCGCACGGGCAATGGCCTGGTGTATTGCAGCCACTATATGGATGAAGAGCAGGCGACAAAATTGTTACTGAAAAATGTCGAGGGTGAACCGCTGAACGCCCCCCGGGTGATTCCCTTTCGCACCGGTACCCGTCGTCTGCACTGGAATAAAAACTGTATCGCTATAGGGCTTTCCAGTGGCTTTATCGAGCCACTGGAATCCACCAGCATTCATCTTATTCAGCGCAGTATTGTGCGCTTGCTCACTCTTTTTCCGTCTGACGGCATCGTGCAGACAGATGTCGATGAATATAACCAGCTGATCCGCGAGGAAACGGAAAATGTTCGTGACTTTGTGATTCTTCATTACAAGCTCACGGACCGCATCGACTCGGAATTCTGGCGCCATTGTCGGGGCATGGCGATTCCAGAGTCACTGACACGGCGTATGGAGGTTTTTGCGCAGAGCGGCCGCGTTTACCAGAACGGCACCGAGTTATTTGGGGAAAGTTCCTGGCTGCAGGTCATGCTTGGCCAGGGGTTGATGCCAAAGCGTTATCACCCGATCGTCGATATGATGAGTGAGCACGAACTGACAAATTTTCTCGCCGGTATTCGTCGCCAGGTTCGCGATACGGTAGAAAGTTGGCCCAATCATATGGAATTTATTGAGCACTACTGCAGGTCAAAAACGGCGTTAGTGTGA